One Streptomyces fagopyri DNA window includes the following coding sequences:
- a CDS encoding FAD-dependent oxidoreductase: MSIHHPIAVVGAGLGGLTLARVLHRSGIEAAVFDLDASPTARAQGGMLDMHEESGQAALRAAGLHDAFRELIHAGGEAMRILDKAAVVHMENDGEGGGRPEVKRGALRDLLLGSLPPGTVRWGARVTAVRTLDDGRHEVTLADGETFTADVLIGADGAWSKVRPLVSDATPVYSGLSFVEAHLDDADTRHPAGAALVGQGLMFALGDGKGFLAHRDPDGSLHVYAALRTPADWATSGPVDFTATAAAKAALLEHFPDWDERLRGLVADADGELVPRPVHALPVGHRWDRTPGVTLLGDAAHLMSPFAGEGANLAMLDGAELATAIAAHRGDVEKALKVYEEALFVRSGAAAAESADNLDLCFRPDAPRPLVDRMTHYLVQDQPGRPGTAS, from the coding sequence ATGTCGATCCATCACCCCATCGCCGTTGTGGGCGCCGGTCTCGGCGGCCTCACCCTGGCCCGCGTGCTGCACCGGAGCGGCATCGAGGCCGCGGTCTTCGACCTCGACGCCTCGCCCACCGCCCGCGCGCAGGGCGGCATGCTGGACATGCACGAGGAATCCGGACAGGCCGCGCTGCGTGCCGCCGGCCTCCACGACGCCTTCCGTGAACTCATCCACGCCGGCGGCGAGGCCATGCGCATCCTCGACAAGGCGGCCGTCGTCCACATGGAGAACGACGGCGAGGGCGGAGGCCGGCCCGAGGTCAAGCGAGGCGCGCTGCGCGACCTCCTGCTCGGCTCACTGCCCCCGGGCACCGTCCGCTGGGGCGCCAGGGTCACCGCCGTACGGACCCTGGACGACGGCCGGCACGAGGTGACACTCGCCGACGGGGAGACGTTCACCGCCGATGTACTGATCGGCGCGGACGGCGCCTGGTCGAAGGTGCGCCCACTGGTCTCGGACGCCACCCCGGTCTACTCGGGCCTCTCCTTCGTCGAGGCGCACCTCGACGACGCCGACACCCGGCACCCGGCGGGCGCCGCCCTCGTCGGCCAAGGCCTGATGTTCGCCCTCGGCGACGGCAAGGGCTTCCTCGCCCACCGTGATCCCGACGGCTCGCTGCACGTGTACGCCGCCCTGCGGACGCCCGCCGACTGGGCCACCTCCGGCCCCGTCGACTTCACGGCGACGGCGGCGGCGAAGGCGGCCCTGCTGGAGCACTTCCCCGACTGGGACGAGCGGCTGCGCGGGCTGGTCGCCGACGCGGACGGAGAGCTGGTGCCCCGGCCCGTCCACGCGCTGCCGGTCGGCCACCGCTGGGACCGTACGCCGGGCGTCACCCTGCTCGGCGACGCCGCGCACCTGATGTCCCCCTTCGCCGGCGAGGGCGCCAACCTCGCCATGCTCGACGGCGCCGAACTCGCGACGGCCATCGCCGCCCACCGGGGCGACGTCGAGAAGGCGCTGAAGGTGTACGAGGAGGCGCTCTTCGTCCGCAGCGGGGCGGCGGCGGCCGAGTCCGCGGACAACCTCGACCTCTGCTTCCGGCCGGACGCGCCGCGCCCCCTCGTCGACCGCATGACGCACTACCTCGTCCAGGACCAGCCGGGCCGGCCGGGGACCGCGTCCTGA
- a CDS encoding TetR/AcrR family transcriptional regulator, with amino-acid sequence MTAHPAPRPSRRERPAKPALTREGIVETAVALMRAEGLRRVTMRRLAQELDTGPASLYVYVRNTAELHAAVLDELLGAVDLGPARVDGDWRDRLVQVLTSYTAVLFEHPGLARSALVSRPFGDRYLDLLDALLSLMSEGGIPRERAAWAVDLLLQFATATAAEHAPGEKDPADAEGEWAALATALHGASGERHPHVTAAGAELLSGPGEARMHWGFQVLISGILHTPRHGTSDTSRPTLPKE; translated from the coding sequence GTGACAGCGCACCCCGCACCCCGCCCCAGCCGTCGAGAGCGACCGGCGAAACCGGCCCTGACCAGAGAAGGAATCGTCGAGACCGCCGTCGCTCTGATGCGCGCCGAGGGCCTTCGACGGGTCACCATGCGCCGCCTGGCACAGGAGCTCGACACCGGCCCGGCCTCGCTCTACGTCTACGTGCGCAACACCGCGGAACTGCACGCGGCCGTGCTCGACGAGCTCCTCGGCGCCGTCGACCTCGGCCCGGCCCGCGTGGACGGCGACTGGCGCGACCGGCTCGTCCAGGTGCTGACCTCCTACACGGCCGTCCTGTTCGAGCACCCGGGCCTGGCGCGCTCGGCCCTGGTGTCCCGCCCGTTCGGCGACCGCTACCTGGACCTGCTGGACGCACTGCTCTCCCTGATGAGCGAGGGCGGCATCCCCCGGGAGCGAGCGGCCTGGGCGGTGGATCTGCTGCTGCAGTTCGCCACCGCGACGGCCGCCGAACACGCTCCCGGCGAGAAGGACCCCGCCGACGCCGAGGGTGAATGGGCCGCTCTCGCCACCGCACTGCACGGCGCCTCGGGCGAACGGCATCCGCACGTCACCGCCGCCGGCGCCGAACTGCTCTCGGGGCCGGGTGAGGCCCGTATGCACTGGGGCTTCCAGGTGCTGATCAGCGGAATCCTGCACACCCCGAGGCACGGGACGTCCGACACGTCCCGGCCGACCCTCCCGAAGGAGTAG